From the genome of Colletotrichum destructivum chromosome 10, complete sequence, one region includes:
- a CDS encoding Putative UbiA prenyltransferase family, with protein MKQGPVDLRISSLLYHLKTIYLFTRSDLKTVVLPQAFFATSSLLTNGFRNIDDLPSFPAYNLLQRLLHAMIWVYASLLLSNLANQRLPGSLTEDAFNKPWRPISSGRISPNQARHAMLYLVPSVMLLGAVSDAFRETTSFIAFLWMYNDLEGANMSIWWRNLLNGLGLMTLSAGATAVTNGRVDYSLASGTAFHWLVITGLVVCTTIHAQDLPDIVGDRATGRETIPIIYGDTVARVSLVISVMFWSFAVPAFWGFGWAGYMPTVGLGLAMNFFSFWRQNLQGDEVAWKLWCCWYAIIYLLPCSRVIFGVIY; from the exons ATGAAACAAGGGCCAGTTGATCTGCGT ATATCATCGCTCTTGTACCATCTCAAAACAATCTATTTATTCACCAGAAGCGACCTCAAGACGGTCGTTTTACCTCAAGCCTTTTTTGCGACTTCCAGCCTCCTCACCAACGGCTTCCGAAACATAGATGACCTGCCCTCTTTCCCCGCATACAACCTCCTTCAGCGCCTGCTTCACGCCATGATTTGGGTATACGCAAGTCTCCTTCTTTCGAACCTCGCCAACCAGCGCCTGCCAGGTTCGCTCACAGAAGACGCCTTCAACAAGCCCTGGCGTCCCATCTCCTCAGGCCGCATCTCTCCTAATCAAGCTCGGCATGCCATGCTCTACCTCGTGCCAAGTGTTATGCTCTTGGGGGCCGTCAGCGACGCGTTCCGCGAGACTACCAGCTTCATCGCCTTCCTTTGGATGTACAACGACCTTGAAGGCGCGAACATGAGTATCTGGTGGAGGAACCTCCTCAacggcctcgggctcatGACCCTTTCCGCGGGCGCTACGGCGGTCACGAACGGGCGTGTGGATTACTCGCTTGCCTCTGGGACGGCATTCCATTGGCTTGTCATCACGGGATTGGTGGTCTGCACCACGATACACGCTCAGGACTTACCTGACATCGTCGGAGACAGGGCGACAGGACGGGAGACGATTCCGATTATTTATGGAGACACGGTTGCGAGGGTGAGTCTGGTTATCAGTGTGATGTTCTGGTCCTTTGCTGTACCAGCCTTTTGGGGATTCGGATGGGCTGGATATATGCCCACTGTGGGATTAGGACTGGCTATGaactttttttccttctGGCGGCAGAATCTGCAAGGTGACGAGGTTGCTTGGAAGCTTTGGTGTTGCTGGTACGCCATCATATACTTGTTGCCTTGTTCGCGGGTCATTTTCGGTGTCATCTATTGA
- a CDS encoding Putative multicopper oxidase, second cupredoxin domain, multicopper oxidase, copper-binding protein — MLSLRHIWVIVTDVAHTLFGSSFFGDAAQYHFGGRFGLLHIDAFAKHGHPIFAPPGSNIDRFVCNYTLMTGFKPCGTPEDRSCWLRNSDTGEEYNISTDYETKMPTGITRVYHLNVTDGYINANGLDFYEAKLFNDLWPGPLIEACWGDEVEIHVHNQLSHNGTSIHWHGIRQNQTMHMDGVNGITQCPVAPQTEFVYKWTATQYGTSWYHSHYSVQYADGLQAPITIHGPTSFPYDEAIEPITVTDWANNSAFENIYRNPDKEDILLGGLGNIVRFTGGKTENTTEIPRGYEIWFDDLEPNPVTRAKRYLLRLINTAFDTTFIFSIDNHNFTVVEADFVPVQPFNATSILIAIGQRYHVIVEATPVVNSSDPSANPLPADGNYWIRTWVADGCGLISGYIGDWENYMKTGILRYDNTSTADPTTEAWHVSLECSDTAFNDLIEPVVPWKVGDPSNGEIGEQFNIDNLTSAGPYATSFFSFERPDSKEVTPFQTAYGNPTFLNLDNVGDEWPSGWVVVPENYTEEDWVYLVLNSNNQNHPTFGPHPIHLHGHDFAIVQQENDMVWDPSDPNMFKPNKKNPPRRDVVLLPRNGFAVIAFKTDNPGVWLMHCHIANHASAGLSLQIMERQAKANEIWPPGNSSALAAAHTVCASWNSWAYDCKNYWPGNLGNTTNPNYPSCADAVNLQTDSGV; from the exons ATGTTATCCCTTCGCCATATCTGGGTCATCGTCACCGATGTTGCCCACACCTTATTCGGCTCGTCTTTCTTTGGAGACGCCGCTCAATACCACTTCGGGGGCAGGTTCGGCTTGCTTCACAtcgacgccttcgccaaGCATGGACACCCTATCTTCGCTCCTCCCGGCAGCAATATCGACAGGTTTGTCTGCAATTACACTCTCATGACCGGCTTCAAACCATGCGGCACCCCTGAGGACCGGAGCTGCTGGCTCCGCAACTCGGATACGGGAGAAGAGTACAACATCAGCACCGACTATGAGACCAAGATGCCAACGGGTATCACGCGTGTCTACCATCTCAACGTCACAGACGGCTACATCAACGCAAACGGTCTGGATTTCTACGAGGCCAAGCTCTTCAACGACCTCTGGCCCGGCCCGCTCATCGAAGCATGCTGgggagacgaggtcgagatccACGTGCACAACCAACTGTCTCATAACGGAACAAGCATCCACTGGCACGGCATCCGGCAGAATCAGACAATGCACATggacggcgtcaacggcatcaCCCAATGCCCTGTGGCTCCCCAGACTGAATTTGTCTACAAATGGACCGCCACGCAGTACGGCACCTCGTGGTATCACAGCCATTACTCAGTCCAGTACGCAGATGGGCTACAAGCACCCATA ACGATCCACGGACCAACGTCTTTCCCTTAtgacgaggccatcgagccCATCACCGTCACGGACTGGG CAAACAATAGCGCGTTTGAGAACATTTACCGCAACCCGGACAAGGAGGATATCCTCCTGGGTGGCCTCGGCAACATTGTTCGATTCACGGGCGGCAAGACGGAGAACACCACCGAGATCCCTCGAGGGTACGAGATTTGGTTCGACGACCTGGAGCCGAACCCCGTCACACGGGCCAAACGCTACCTGCTACGCCTCATCAACACGGCCTTCGACACcaccttcatcttctccatcgACAACCACAActtcaccgtcgtcgaggccgacttcGTCCCGGTCCAGCCGTTCAACGCGACTTCGatcctcatcgccatcggccagAGGTATCacgtcatcgtcgaggccacGCCCGTCGTCAACAGCTCGGATCCCTCCGCCAACCCGCTGCCGGCGGACGGCAACTACTGGATCCGCACGTGGGTCGCCGACGGCTGCGGCCTCATCTCCGGCTACATCGGCGACTGGGAGAACTACATGAAGACGGGCATCCTCCGGTACGACAACACGAGCACCGCTGACCCCACCACCGAGGCGTGGCACGTGAGCCTGGAGTGCTCCGACACGGCcttcaacgacctcatcgagcccgtcgtcccTTGGAAAGTCGGGGATCCTTCCAATGGAGAGATAGGCGAGCAGTTCAACATCGACAACCTCACGAGCGCGGGGCCGTACGCGACGTCATTCTTCTCGTTCGAGCGCCCGGACAGTAAGGAGGTGACGCCGTTCCAGACTGCGTACGGCAACCCGACGTTCCTGAACCTGGACAACGTCGGAGACGAGTGGCCGTCGGGATGGGTTGTCGTTCCCGAGAACTACACCGAAGAGGACTGG GTCTACCTGGTTCTCAACTCCAACAACCAGAATCACCCGACGTTTGGCCCTCACCCG ATCCATCTCCACGGCCACGACTTCGCCATCGTCCAGCAGGAGAACGACATGGTCTGGGACCCCAGCGACCCGAACATGTTCAAGCCCAACAAGAAGAacccgccgcgccgcgacgtcgtgctgctgccgcGCAACGGGTTCGCCGTCATTGCCTTCAAGACGGACAACCCTGGCGTGTGGCTCATGCACTGCCACATCGCCAACCACGCGTCGGCGGGCCTGTCCCTGCAGATCATGGAGCGGCAGGCCAAGGCGAACGAAATCTGGCCGCCGGGGAACTCGAGCGCGCTGGCCGCGGCGCACACGGTGTGCGCCAGCTGGAACAGCTGGGCGTACGACTGCAAGAATTACTGGCCCGGCAACCTGGGCAACACGACGAACCCCAACTATCCGTCTTGTGCGGATGCCGTCAACCTCCAGACCGATTCTGGTGTGTAA